A window of Thermus filiformis genomic DNA:
AGCTCGGCAAGAAGATCGACAAGCTCCTCTTCCCGGGGATCCAAGGGGGGCCTTTGGAGCACGTGATCGCCGGAAAGGCGGTGGCCTTCTTTGAGGCCCTCCAGCCCGAGTTCAGGGAGTATAGCCTTCGGGTGGTGGAAAACGCCAAGCGCCTGGCGGAAGAACTTGCCCAGAGGGGCTACCGCATCGTCACCGGGGGGACGGACAACCACCTCTTCCTGGTGGACCTGCGCCCCAAGGGCCTCACGGGCAAGGAGGCCGAGGAAAGGCTGGACGCCGTGGGGATCACCGTCAACAAGAACGCCATCCCCTTTGACCCCGCCCCGCCCCGGGTCACCTCGGGGATCCGCATCGGCACCCCGGCCATCACCACCCGGGGCTTCACCCCGGAGGAGATGCCCCTCGTGGCCCGCCTCATAGACCGGGCCCTGACGGAAGGCCCCTCGGAGGCCCTGAGGGAGGAGGTGCGGCGCCTGGCCCTGGACCACCCGATGCCCTAGGGAAGCGTTAGCCCTCCTCCTTAATCCGGATCGGCCCCTGCTTCTCGGGGCGCTTGCCCGTCTTGTCCTGGTAGAAGGCGCGGATGGCCTCAAAGTCCTTCTGTAGGTCCCCGGTGGGCCAGAGGTAGCCCCCGATGCCCACCTCCTTCTTCTTGAAGTCGGCGTAGCCCAGGCCGATGGGCACCCCGGCCTTCAGGGCCATGTGGTAGAAGCCCGAGCGCCAGTAGGGGGCCTGGCTCCGCGTCCCCTCTGGGGTGATGAGGAGGACGATCTCCTCGTGGTCCCGGAGGATCTGGGCCGCCTGGTCCACGAGGCCGGTGCGCCTCGAGCGGTCCACGGGGATCCCCCCCAAAGCCCGCATCAGGACCCCCAGGGGAAAGCTGAAGAGCTCCTTCTTGCCCAGGAAGCGGGCCTTGAGGCCCAGGCCGAAGATGGCGAGGACCGCCACCAAAAAGTCCCAGTTGGAGGTGTGGGGAGCGCCGATCAAAACGTACTTCTTGGCGGGAGGGGGCTCCATGACGAGCCGCCAACCGAAAAGGGACAGGAGGAACCGGGCGAGCTTTTGCACGCTAAGAGGATAGCGGGTGTGGTAGGATAAGGCAAGGCGGCCGGTGGGGCTCTTCCCCACCGGCTTTTTGGAGGAGTATGCACAAAGTCGTCATCGTAGGCCGGCCCAACGTGGGCAAGTCCAGCCTCTTCAACCGCCTCCTTAAGAAGCGGAGCGCGGTGGTGGCGGACACCCCCGGGGTCACCCGCGACCTCAAGGAAGGGGTCGTGGAGACGGAGACGGGCCGGTTCCTCCTGGTGGACACCGGGGGGCTGTGGAGCGGGGACCGGTGGGAGGCCAAGATCCGCGAGAAGGTGGACCGGGCCCTGGAGGACGCGGACCTGGTCCTCTTCGCCGTGGACGGCCGCTCGGAGCTCACCCCGCAGGATTTGGAGGTGGCCGAGTACCTGAGGAGGAAGGGCAGGCCGGTCCTGGTGGTGGCCACCAAGGTGGACGACCCCAAGCACGAGTACTACCTGGGCCCCCTCTACGCCCTGGGCTTTGGGGAGCCCGTGCCGACCTCGAGCGAGCACAACCGGGGCTTTGACGACCTGGTGGAGGCCATCTGGGCCCGGCTCCCCGTCCGGGCGGAGGAGTCCGAGCCCGAGGTGGCGGCCATCCGGCTGGCCATCGTGGGCCGGCCCAACGCGGGGAAGTCCAGCCTCCTGAACGCCATCCTGGGGGAGGAGCGGGTCATCGTCTCCGAGGAGCCCGGCACCACCCGGGACGCCATAGACGCGGAGGTCTACGTGGGGGGGCAGCGCTTCGTCCTGGTGGACACCGCCGGGATCCGCAAGCGGCCTGAGACCCTGGTGGAGGACCTGGCCATCCGGCGGAGCTTCCGGGCCATAGAGGAGGCGGACGTGGTCCTGCTGGTGGTGGACCCCTTCCAGGTGGGCGACCGGGAGCTGAAGCTGGCCAACCACGCTCTGGAGAAGGGGAAACCCGTCCTCCTGGTGGTCACCAAGTGGGACCTGGTGCCCAAGGAGGAGGCGCCCCAGGTGCGGAAGGAGCTGGGCCTGAAGCTCGCCCACCTGGCCCACCTGCCCAGGGTCTACACCTCGGCGGTGACCCGAAGGAACCTGGAAAGGATCTTCTCCGAGGCCCAGAGGCTGCACGAACTCAACCACGCCCGGGTGGAGACGAGCGAGCTCAACCGACAGCTGGCCCTATGGACCAAGCGGGTCCAGATGCCCAACTTCAAGGGCAAGCCCCTGAAGATCCTCTACGCCACCCAGGCCGAGGTGGCCCCGCCCACCTTCGTCTTCTTCGTCAACCACCCGGAGTTCGTCACCCGGGCCTTTGAGAACTACCTGAAAAACCGCATCGGCGAGGACCTGGGCCTAAAAGAGGTGCCTTTCCGCCTGGTCTTCCGGGGCCGCCGGGAAGGCTGAAGGCTAAGTATCCCACCGTGGTATTAGGCCCTCCGCCCGAGGCCTGCCCCTTCCAGGAACTCCCGAATCACCCCTAGAAAGCGCCGCCCATCCAGAAGGAGCATGGCCAGGGCCCAAATCCAGGCTTCCCGAAAGGCCTCCGGGGCCAGGGTGCGGGCGAAGAGGAAGGGGGCGAAGGTGGCGGGCACCTGGAGGAGCATGGAAAGGCTCTTGTTAGGGTAGCGGAGAAGGAGGACCAGGGTGGCCACCATCCAAGCCCACCCGGGGCCTGGGGGCACCAGGCCCGCCCCCACCAGGTAGGCCCACCCCGCCCAGGCGAGGCCGGCGTCCAGGGGGTAGTCCCAAAAGGCCAAGGGGGAAGGCTTGCGGGAAGCCCGCCCCCAAAGGCCGTCCAGCACGTCCAAGGTCCAGCCTAGAAGAAGGAGGCGGACCACCTGGGAAAGGACCTCCGGCCCCTGGCCCACCTGCCCTAGGATGAGGAGGACCACCCCACCCCGGGCCAGGGTGCAAAGGTCGGCCAAAACCCTCAGGACCATCCCGAAAGCAAGGCCTCCATCCCCTCTACCGCCCCCATGCGCAAGGAGAGGTGGGCGAGGGGGGTAAGGGGGGTGGGCTCGGGGTTGACCTCAATGAGGTAGGCCCCGGAGGCGAAGGCGATCCGGCCCAAGGAGGCCGCGGGCTCCACCTCGGCGCTCGTGCCCACCACCAAGGCGAAGTCGGCCTCGGCAAAGGCCCTTTCCGCCCGCTCCCAGGCCCCCTCGGGCAGGAACTCCCCGAACCAGACCACGTCGGGCCGGGCCCGGTGGCCGCAGGCCGGGCAGAAGGGGGGCGGGGCGAAGTCCTCGGGGAGGGGGAAGCGCCTTCCGCAAGCCTCGCACCGGGCCCTGAGGATGTTCCCGTGGAGCTCCACCAGGTTCTGGCTTCCCGCCCGGGCGTGGAGGCCGTCCACGTTCTGGGTGACCAGGAGGAAGCCTCCCCCCCGCTCCAAGACCTTTCGCTCCAGCTCCGCCAGGGCATAGTGGGCCGGGTTGGGCTGGGCCTCCCGCACCTTGGCGATGCGCCAGGCGTACCAGGCCCAGACCTTCTCGGGATCTTTGGCGTAGGCCTCGGGGGTGGCGTAGTCCAAGGGGTTGAAGTTCCTCCAAAGGCCCTCGGCGTCCCGGAAGGTGGGGATCCCCGAGGGCTTGGAGATCCCCGCCCCCGTGAGGACCGCCACCCGCCTCGCCTCCTCCAGCCGCTTCCGCGCTTCCTCTAGGCGCTCCATGGCCCCATCGTATCCTTAACCCATGAGGCTATTCACCTCCGAGGCTATGCGGGAGGCGGACGCGGAGGCCGTCCGAAGGGGGTACCCCAGCCTCCTCCTCATGGAGTGGGCGGGGATGAAGGCGGCCCGGGTCTACCGGGAGCTTTTCGGCAAGCGCCCGGCCGTGGTCCTGGCAGGCAAAGGGAACAACGGCGGGGACGGCCTGGTCCTCGCCCGTCACCTCCTCCTGGAGGGCGTAGAGGTGCGGGTCCACGCGGCCGAGGGCCAAACCGGGGACGCCCTCCTCGCCCTCCAGGCCCTCCTCGCCCACGGGGTGGAGGTGCGGCCCCTGGAGGAAGCCTCCTTCCGCAAGGGGGAGGTGGTGGTGGACGCCCTCTTCGGCACCGGGCTTAAGGGGCCCCTTTCCGGCGTTTACGCGGACCTCGTGGAGCAGGTGAACCGGATAGGCCTTCCCGTCCTCGCCTTGGACCTCCCCTCGGGCCTCCCCTATGCCCCCCATGTGCGGGCCACGGCCACCGTGGCCTTCGCCGCCTTCAAGACCCTCCACTTCCTCCACCGGGAGGCCTGCGGGAGGCTCTTCCTGGCGGAGATCGGCCTTCCCAAGGACCTCCTCGCCCAGGTGGCTTCCCAGCTAGAGGAAGGCCTCCCCCTCCTCGCCACCCCTGAGGCCCTCGCCCCCCTCCTCCCACCGCGCCCCCTCACCGCCCACAAGGGGAGCGTGGGCCGGGTGGGGATCCTGGGGGGGTACCGGGGGGAGGGCCTGCGCTACGCCGGGGCCCCGGTCCTCGCCGCCCTCGGGGCCTACCGGATGGGGGCGGGCCTGGTCCACCTGGTGGCCCCGGAAGGCCCCCTGGAGCCCCTCGAGGCCGTCTTCCACCCTGTGCCCTCCCCTACCCTTCCCCCCCTCAAGGTGGAGGCCCTGGCGGTGGGGATGGGGGGTGGGCCCTGGGGGAAGGCCTGGGCGCTCGCGGCCCTGGAGGCCCGGCGGCCCGTGGTCCTGGACGCGGACGCCTTGCACCTCGAGGTGGCCCTGGCCTACCGGGAAGCCGGCCTTCCCGCCGTCCTCACCCCCCACGCCGGGGAGGCAGCGAGGCTTCTGGGGACGGGACCGGAGGAGGTGGCCCAGGACCCCCTGGGGGCAGCCCGGGCCCTGGCGGAAAGGACGGGGCTCGTGGTGGTCCTGAAGGGCAACCCCACGGTGGTGGCCGAGGGAGGCCGCCTCTCCCTGAACCCCACGGGCCACCCGGCCCTGGCCACCGGGGGTACGGGGGATGTGCTCTCCGGGGCCATCGCCGCCCTGCTCGCCGCCGGGCTTCCCCCCTTTGAGGCCGCCCGGCTCGGGGTCTTCCTGCATGGCCTGGCCGGGGACCTCCTGGGGGAGGAGAAGGGGGTGGGCCTCCTGGCCCGGGAGGTGGCGGAGGCTCTTCCCCGGGCGCGGAGGCTTTTGGAAGGAGGGCAGGCGCCCTGGCCCTTTTCCCGGGTATGAGCGCCTCCTCCTGCCCTCATTCAGCGGATAACCTTACCCTCGGCCTTGCTATATGAGTAGAAAAGGAGCTCGCCCAGGAAAAGCCCCAAAAAATACGGGGTACCGGCGGGTCCTTGAAGGAAACGGGTCCAGTACCCCGGGCTAACCAGCTCAACGAAATAACCAACCGCCAAAGTGGCTGCTAGGAGAGCCACCACTTCTTTCCTGTTCGTTAAGCGCACCTGCCCAAGGGAGACATAGTCCAACAGGGCCCCGGAGATAACCCCAAGGGCAAAGGTAGCGGGTCCGAGGACACCCTCAAACCGGAGGGCTAAGAGCCCTAGCCCAACAGAAATGCCCAAGGCTAGCGTTCTCTTTGCAAGACCCCAAAGCCTTTGAAATCTATCCATAGCAGCACCTCCTACCTACAAACATTTTGGCAAACCTCGGTACAAACAATTCGCGAAACGGCCTCGCAAGACCACGCACCCCCAACGCGCCTACAAGCATACTCAACAACCGGTCGGCAAACCTGTCGACAGACAAGGAAGCAGACAGGATTGAGGCTTGATCCACCTCCGCCACCCCCGCCATCCCCCGGATCCAGACAAGGCTGGGCGCCACAGCTGAGGGGCGAAACCTGCTCCTCCACCCCCGCTTTCTCAAAAGGTTTCACCATCTCATCGCCCGGCAATGGGCAAGAAGGCCCTTCTTGAGGGAAGGGCATGGCCTGAGCCATGGCCACCGGCAAACCCAAGACCATAAACACAAGCCCTCCTAGCGTGGCCAGCTTCATTGTACCACCTCCACCCCTAAGATAGGACTTCTTCTTCTTGTCAAGACCCCAGAAAGCTCCTGGT
This region includes:
- a CDS encoding lysophospholipid acyltransferase family protein; this encodes MQKLARFLLSLFGWRLVMEPPPAKKYVLIGAPHTSNWDFLVAVLAIFGLGLKARFLGKKELFSFPLGVLMRALGGIPVDRSRRTGLVDQAAQILRDHEEIVLLITPEGTRSQAPYWRSGFYHMALKAGVPIGLGYADFKKKEVGIGGYLWPTGDLQKDFEAIRAFYQDKTGKRPEKQGPIRIKEEG
- the der gene encoding ribosome biogenesis GTPase Der, with the translated sequence MHKVVIVGRPNVGKSSLFNRLLKKRSAVVADTPGVTRDLKEGVVETETGRFLLVDTGGLWSGDRWEAKIREKVDRALEDADLVLFAVDGRSELTPQDLEVAEYLRRKGRPVLVVATKVDDPKHEYYLGPLYALGFGEPVPTSSEHNRGFDDLVEAIWARLPVRAEESEPEVAAIRLAIVGRPNAGKSSLLNAILGEERVIVSEEPGTTRDAIDAEVYVGGQRFVLVDTAGIRKRPETLVEDLAIRRSFRAIEEADVVLLVVDPFQVGDRELKLANHALEKGKPVLLVVTKWDLVPKEEAPQVRKELGLKLAHLAHLPRVYTSAVTRRNLERIFSEAQRLHELNHARVETSELNRQLALWTKRVQMPNFKGKPLKILYATQAEVAPPTFVFFVNHPEFVTRAFENYLKNRIGEDLGLKEVPFRLVFRGRREG
- a CDS encoding SIR2 family NAD-dependent protein deacylase, whose translation is MERLEEARKRLEEARRVAVLTGAGISKPSGIPTFRDAEGLWRNFNPLDYATPEAYAKDPEKVWAWYAWRIAKVREAQPNPAHYALAELERKVLERGGGFLLVTQNVDGLHARAGSQNLVELHGNILRARCEACGRRFPLPEDFAPPPFCPACGHRARPDVVWFGEFLPEGAWERAERAFAEADFALVVGTSAEVEPAASLGRIAFASGAYLIEVNPEPTPLTPLAHLSLRMGAVEGMEALLSGWS
- a CDS encoding bifunctional ADP-dependent NAD(P)H-hydrate dehydratase/NAD(P)H-hydrate epimerase, whose protein sequence is MRLFTSEAMREADAEAVRRGYPSLLLMEWAGMKAARVYRELFGKRPAVVLAGKGNNGGDGLVLARHLLLEGVEVRVHAAEGQTGDALLALQALLAHGVEVRPLEEASFRKGEVVVDALFGTGLKGPLSGVYADLVEQVNRIGLPVLALDLPSGLPYAPHVRATATVAFAAFKTLHFLHREACGRLFLAEIGLPKDLLAQVASQLEEGLPLLATPEALAPLLPPRPLTAHKGSVGRVGILGGYRGEGLRYAGAPVLAALGAYRMGAGLVHLVAPEGPLEPLEAVFHPVPSPTLPPLKVEALAVGMGGGPWGKAWALAALEARRPVVLDADALHLEVALAYREAGLPAVLTPHAGEAARLLGTGPEEVAQDPLGAARALAERTGLVVVLKGNPTVVAEGGRLSLNPTGHPALATGGTGDVLSGAIAALLAAGLPPFEAARLGVFLHGLAGDLLGEEKGVGLLAREVAEALPRARRLLEGGQAPWPFSRV